In one Pseudomonas sp. SG20056 genomic region, the following are encoded:
- a CDS encoding diguanylate cyclase domain-containing protein, translating into MSSSHSLRSRFAILIALLVASLSWLLGTLIGHDASQRIREEVGRDLAEASFMMVDRLDRDMQSRASMLQVIGKLRALSQPDDIVEVRVLLDRLQSEFPSIAWIGFTDAEGTVLASSDGVLEGASIGQRPVFLEAQKNVFIGDVHEAVLLAKLLPNPTGEAMKFVDISLPVFAPNGSLVGVLASHLSWSWADEVRQAILEPIQKRRNVEFFVIGQDRTILLAPKEMIGQRLHLPALNEVAQRKDLWAVQDWPDGKQYLTGLALSHGHMDYKGLGWTVIARQPLDEAYAPARETTRYILLWGSGLAVLFALLGWLVTGYFTRPLRQIAEAADRLSAGEISVIPELKSTREIEILSNSIRHLVESLTHQQNALGAMENLAHHDALTGLPNRVALESYLPRAQQRSQANSNCLALFYLDLDGFKPINDQFGHAAGDQLLREVAVRLRSCLREGDLVARLGGDEFLMVLQVPSGEALGQAQLVAERTLAALSAPVDLGNNQVMVGCSIGGALWPLDSSNLAEALELADQALYQAKHAGKNCAVFHSAYKH; encoded by the coding sequence ATGAGTTCATCGCACAGCCTGCGTAGTCGTTTCGCCATTCTGATCGCCCTGCTGGTCGCCAGCTTGAGCTGGTTGCTCGGCACCCTGATTGGCCACGACGCCAGCCAGCGTATCCGCGAGGAAGTCGGCCGCGACCTCGCTGAAGCCTCTTTTATGATGGTTGACCGCCTGGATCGCGACATGCAGAGCCGTGCTTCCATGCTCCAAGTGATAGGCAAACTGCGTGCACTCAGCCAACCGGACGATATCGTCGAGGTACGCGTGCTGCTCGACCGCCTGCAAAGCGAATTCCCCAGCATTGCCTGGATCGGCTTTACCGACGCCGAAGGCACGGTCTTGGCCTCCAGCGATGGCGTGCTTGAGGGCGCCAGCATCGGCCAGCGCCCGGTCTTCCTCGAAGCACAGAAAAACGTATTTATCGGCGATGTGCATGAAGCCGTGCTATTGGCCAAACTGCTGCCCAACCCAACGGGCGAGGCAATGAAATTCGTCGACATCAGCCTGCCGGTATTTGCCCCGAACGGCAGCCTGGTGGGCGTGCTGGCCTCGCACCTGTCCTGGTCATGGGCCGACGAAGTGCGCCAGGCCATCCTTGAGCCGATCCAGAAACGCCGCAATGTCGAGTTCTTCGTGATTGGCCAGGACCGCACGATCCTCCTGGCGCCCAAGGAAATGATCGGCCAGCGCCTGCACCTGCCAGCCCTCAATGAAGTGGCGCAACGCAAGGACCTCTGGGCCGTGCAGGATTGGCCGGATGGCAAGCAGTACCTCACCGGCCTGGCACTGAGCCATGGCCATATGGATTACAAGGGCCTGGGCTGGACGGTGATCGCCCGCCAGCCACTGGACGAGGCCTATGCCCCGGCGCGCGAGACCACACGCTACATCCTGCTGTGGGGTAGCGGCCTGGCGGTGTTGTTTGCCCTGCTCGGCTGGCTGGTGACGGGTTATTTCACCCGCCCTCTGAGGCAGATTGCCGAGGCGGCGGACCGCCTTAGCGCCGGTGAAATCAGCGTGATTCCCGAGCTGAAAAGCACCCGCGAGATCGAAATCCTGAGCAACTCTATTCGCCATCTGGTGGAAAGCCTGACCCACCAGCAAAACGCTCTCGGCGCCATGGAAAACCTTGCCCACCACGACGCGCTCACCGGCCTGCCTAACCGTGTCGCCCTGGAAAGCTACCTACCGCGCGCGCAGCAACGCAGCCAGGCCAACAGCAATTGCCTGGCGTTGTTCTACCTGGATCTGGATGGTTTCAAGCCGATCAACGACCAGTTCGGCCATGCCGCAGGCGACCAGCTGCTACGTGAAGTGGCGGTACGCCTGCGCAGCTGCCTGCGCGAAGGTGATCTGGTCGCACGCCTGGGCGGTGATGAGTTTCTGATGGTCCTGCAAGTGCCCAGCGGCGAAGCCCTGGGGCAGGCACAACTGGTGGCCGAACGCACCCTGGCGGCGCTGAGTGCGCCGGTTGATCTGGGCAACAATCAGGTCATGGTCGGCTGCAGTATCGGCGGTGCACTCTGGCCGCTGGACAGCAGCAACCTGGCCGAAGCCCTGGAACTGGCCGACCAGGCCCTGTACCAGGCGAAACATGCCGGCAAGAACTGCGCGGTGTTCCATTCGGCCTACAAGCACTGA